AATTTGTTTTTTCATAGTTATCTTTTTCTCCGTATTTTCTCCAACTCTATAGAGTTTTGGATGAAGTTCTTGCAAACCTCTCGCCAAATAATATAAAGTTTATGTGAATTTAAGGCTAGTTTCAGTGAAAACCCACAGGGGCAGTATTATAATTTATTCTTTCAGATTTTTTAATAGATTCTGACACTGCCTCCACCTACGCTTCTCAAAGGGGAGCTGTTGTATTCCAAAGAAAGCACGAAGCGATCGCTTACCTCCAGTAAGGGCTTTGCCTAATTGCGATCGCTTCATTGACTGCTTTTAATTGTCAAGCTATTGATTAGCAGAACTTGACGGTGTAGGCTCCGGCGTAGATGTTGCTGATGGCTGGCTCTGTTGACGCTGGCTCTGCAAAGCATCTTGAGCAGATACCCCTTCACCTTCAGCGCCAAAGTACCAGACAGCCGCCGCAGCCTCAGCCCTCGTCACGGGTTTTTTCGGCTGGAACAGCGTCGTATACCCAAAAACCCGCCGGATATTTGCCAATTCCCCATTTTGAAAATCTGCCAATACTGCCCGCAACGCCTTCGGCTCAGTTTTACCTGCATCCTGAAATCCCCACGTTTGCTTCACCGCGTCAACCGAAGCCGTGGGCAAGGTCTGGCGGGTATCTAGGGGCACTTTCCAGAGAATCAAGTTTTCGCGGGTAAGCGGTGCATCGGGGCGAAACAACACAGCGGTAGCATCACCCGTCAACCGACTGGGAATTAAACCTGCCTCCGCTAAACCTTGAATTGCAGGAAAATCAGGGTCGCTGCGGGGAATATCCTGGAAAGCCGGTTGGACATCTGTTGATGCTAAACGGATTTGCTTGCCCGGACTATTGCTATAAATCTGATTATTCGCAGCTACCAACCAACGCGCATACTGGCGGCGGGTGATGGTTTTATTTGGCTCAAACTGTTCGCCTGCGGCTGAATTACTCTTGGAACCACCAGAGTTGAGCGAAAGTACCCCCAACACTGCCAGGTTTTCTACGTACTGACGTAATTCTTGGGGTGCTTTGTTGATATCTGTAAATACAGAGGGTTGAGAAGGAGACCCCGGCTTGTCTGTTGTTGC
Above is a window of Coleofasciculus sp. FACHB-1120 DNA encoding:
- a CDS encoding S-layer homology domain-containing protein; this encodes MCSPVFAVLFSKRPVILTGFIGCLLISLSACANSTNSEALERSLAADPKLKDNPAAFGLPSQNNSPNETLVALPSDFPSEIPVYPEAQLQEVTPSTSDPNQGQTLRWTTTDPSNSVQSFYQKEFQSNNWEIVSQPTETEEGAVPPTDTLVARQNNLKVTVSIQSGSGSNSFISTPSPTPAAAANSPASSAASTTQFTIQYVRDGSAAAAPSSSNSEVASQPTAEATTDKPGSPSQPSVFTDINKAPQELRQYVENLAVLGVLSLNSGGSKSNSAAGEQFEPNKTITRRQYARWLVAANNQIYSNSPGKQIRLASTDVQPAFQDIPRSDPDFPAIQGLAEAGLIPSRLTGDATAVLFRPDAPLTRENLILWKVPLDTRQTLPTASVDAVKQTWGFQDAGKTEPKALRAVLADFQNGELANIRRVFGYTTLFQPKKPVTRAEAAAAVWYFGAEGEGVSAQDALQSQRQQSQPSATSTPEPTPSSSANQ